One window of Anaerolineales bacterium genomic DNA carries:
- a CDS encoding winged helix-turn-helix transcriptional regulator has protein sequence MTNINSLNALGDPTRRKLFERLREGPCSVTELVHTVEVSQSAVSQHLKVLKEAQLVRMEKKGQQRIYRINPVGLLELRQYVEEMWTDVFKAFEEEASRLASGKDQESNSAG, from the coding sequence ATGACTAATATAAATTCACTTAATGCACTTGGAGACCCCACCCGCCGCAAACTTTTCGAGAGATTGCGCGAAGGTCCCTGCTCTGTTACTGAACTCGTCCACACTGTGGAAGTGAGTCAATCGGCTGTATCCCAGCATCTCAAGGTACTAAAGGAGGCGCAGCTTGTCCGTATGGAAAAAAAAGGTCAACAGCGTATTTATCGGATAAACCCCGTCGGTCTGCTGGAGTTGAGGCAGTACGTGGAGGAAATGTGGACCGATGTATTCAAAGCCTTCGAAGAGGAAGCGTCCAGGCTCGCATCCGGCAAGGATCAGGAGTCGAATTCAGCGGGATGA
- a CDS encoding SRPBCC domain-containing protein, giving the protein MMKQQVKHEQIEPVRKKLEVKLPAEDAFRLFTEGINKWWPLMTHSVWGEGAESCYFEGWVGGRIVEVSKHGEESEWGKVLVWEPYTRVSFQWYPDRTPETAQEVTVMFTETAGGSRLELIHTGWETLGEQALEKRNGYVTGWDFVLGKYLDAADSQ; this is encoded by the coding sequence ATGATGAAACAGCAGGTTAAGCACGAACAGATCGAACCCGTCCGAAAAAAATTGGAGGTAAAACTTCCCGCAGAAGATGCGTTCCGATTATTTACAGAGGGGATAAACAAATGGTGGCCCCTGATGACCCATTCCGTTTGGGGTGAGGGAGCAGAGTCGTGTTACTTCGAAGGATGGGTGGGCGGCAGGATCGTCGAAGTCTCGAAACATGGCGAAGAATCAGAATGGGGAAAGGTTCTGGTTTGGGAGCCGTACACCAGGGTTTCGTTTCAATGGTACCCAGACCGGACTCCAGAAACCGCGCAGGAAGTGACGGTGATGTTCACTGAAACAGCCGGCGGATCGCGCCTCGAATTGATCCACACCGGATGGGAAACCCTGGGCGAACAGGCACTCGAGAAACGCAACGGCTATGTGACCGGCTGGGATTTTGTCCTGGGGAAATACCTGGATGCCGCAGATTCCCAGTAG
- a CDS encoding class I SAM-dependent methyltransferase translates to MNTPPVCNYEGSDYQRSFWEEGGRAYEDRAEAIALKRLLPKGGRLMLELGAGAGRNTPRYAGFDRIVLLDYSTTQLAQAQERLGRTDRYIYVAADVYRLPFRAGLFDAATMIRVLHHMADAPKALVQIRGALQPGGVFILEFANKLNLKAILRYWLGRQSWNPFDLEPVEFVKLNFDFHPKAIRQWLGGLGYSIEKMLTVSHFRLRLLKRILPARFLAALDGLFQPTGAFFQLTPSVFVKAKLPGNADSAMPINIIELFKCPDCNSGNLIGKEDHLACPSCGAKWSVRDGIHDFRERMK, encoded by the coding sequence ATGAACACTCCACCTGTCTGCAATTACGAAGGCTCCGATTACCAGCGCTCCTTTTGGGAGGAGGGCGGGCGCGCGTATGAAGATCGAGCCGAAGCCATCGCGCTGAAACGATTGCTTCCCAAAGGCGGGAGGCTCATGCTCGAACTCGGCGCAGGCGCGGGCCGCAACACGCCGCGCTATGCGGGCTTTGATCGAATCGTCCTATTGGATTATTCGACGACTCAGTTGGCTCAGGCTCAAGAGAGGCTTGGCCGCACCGATAGATACATCTATGTCGCGGCGGATGTCTATCGCCTTCCCTTCCGCGCAGGCCTGTTCGACGCCGCCACGATGATCCGCGTCCTGCACCACATGGCAGACGCGCCCAAGGCGCTCGTACAGATCCGGGGGGCACTACAGCCGGGAGGAGTTTTCATCCTTGAATTTGCGAACAAATTGAACCTCAAAGCGATTCTGCGTTACTGGTTGGGAAGGCAATCGTGGAACCCGTTCGATTTGGAGCCTGTCGAGTTCGTCAAATTGAATTTCGATTTTCATCCGAAAGCCATTCGGCAGTGGCTGGGCGGACTGGGCTATTCCATCGAAAAGATGCTGACGGTCTCTCACTTCCGGCTCCGACTCCTGAAACGTATTCTGCCTGCCAGGTTCCTCGCCGCGCTGGATGGCTTATTCCAACCGACAGGCGCGTTTTTCCAGCTTACGCCGAGCGTGTTTGTAAAGGCGAAACTCCCGGGCAATGCGGATTCTGCCATGCCTATCAACATCATCGAACTCTTCAAATGCCCGGACTGCAACAGCGGAAATTTGATCGGGAAGGAAGACCACCTCGCCTGCCCCTCGTGTGGGGCGAAATGGTCCGTGCGCGATGGAATCCATGACTTCAGGGAACGGATGAAATAA
- a CDS encoding UDP-glucose/GDP-mannose dehydrogenase family protein produces the protein MKQICVAGVGYVGLVTAACFADLGNRVTALDVDERRVENLKKGIMPIYEPGLDELVKRNFKAGRISFTTSYKEALKDAEYAFIAVGTPSGSDGSADLQYVAAAAKSIAENMTAPLVIINKSTVPIGTGDWVADIVKGAQPKPIDFSVVSCPEFLREGSAIGDFMNPHRTVIGSLDRDAANKVAHLHLPLRAPIVITDLRTAEMIKYASNAFLATKISFINELADLCERVGADVKEVAAGMGYDARIGRYFLDAGLGWGGSCFPKDVEALAFMAKEKGLEPKILNSVMVVNYDRRKEAVNVVEQMLGGSLKGKTIGLLGLAFKPNTDDMRDAPSIDISEELIEAGAKVRAYDPVAMDVARSILPAVDMFEEPYQMAAGCDALMVITEWNEFKQLDLDKVKGLLKSPVVYDGRNIYEPARMREMGFTYRAIGR, from the coding sequence ATGAAACAAATTTGTGTCGCCGGCGTGGGTTACGTCGGCCTGGTAACAGCGGCGTGTTTTGCCGACCTGGGCAACCGTGTGACCGCGCTGGATGTGGACGAGAGGCGCGTGGAAAACCTCAAGAAGGGCATCATGCCCATCTACGAGCCGGGGCTGGATGAACTGGTCAAGCGCAATTTCAAGGCGGGGCGTATTTCGTTCACCACTTCATACAAGGAAGCCCTGAAAGACGCGGAATATGCCTTCATCGCCGTCGGAACGCCTTCCGGTTCGGACGGCTCGGCGGATCTGCAATATGTCGCCGCCGCCGCAAAATCCATCGCGGAGAATATGACCGCGCCGCTGGTCATCATCAATAAATCCACGGTTCCGATCGGGACCGGCGACTGGGTCGCCGACATCGTAAAAGGCGCCCAGCCGAAGCCGATCGATTTCTCGGTCGTGTCGTGCCCTGAATTTTTGCGCGAAGGTTCCGCCATCGGCGACTTTATGAATCCGCACCGCACAGTCATAGGTTCGCTCGACCGCGACGCCGCGAACAAGGTCGCTCATTTGCACCTGCCGCTGCGCGCGCCCATTGTCATCACCGACCTGCGCACGGCTGAGATGATCAAGTATGCCAGCAACGCTTTTCTCGCCACAAAGATCTCTTTCATCAATGAACTCGCGGATTTATGCGAGCGGGTCGGCGCAGATGTAAAGGAAGTGGCGGCGGGCATGGGTTACGATGCGCGCATCGGGCGCTACTTTTTGGATGCGGGTCTCGGCTGGGGCGGTTCATGCTTCCCCAAGGATGTGGAGGCGCTGGCGTTCATGGCAAAAGAAAAGGGACTCGAGCCGAAGATCCTCAACAGCGTGATGGTGGTCAACTACGACCGCCGCAAGGAAGCTGTGAACGTGGTGGAGCAAATGCTGGGAGGCAGCCTGAAAGGCAAGACCATCGGCCTGCTGGGTCTGGCGTTCAAGCCCAACACGGATGACATGCGCGATGCGCCGTCCATCGATATTTCGGAAGAATTGATCGAAGCGGGCGCAAAAGTCCGCGCCTACGACCCGGTGGCAATGGACGTGGCGCGTTCCATACTTCCGGCGGTGGATATGTTCGAGGAACCGTACCAGATGGCGGCCGGGTGCGACGCGCTGATGGTGATCACCGAATGGAACGAGTTCAAGCAGCTCGATCTGGATAAAGTGAAAGGCCTGCTCAAATCGCCGGTCGTTTACGACGGGCGCAATATCTACGAGCCCGCGCGCATGCGTGAAATGGGATTCACTTATCGGGCAATTGGACGGTAA
- a CDS encoding response regulator, with protein MSAGRILIVEDNMDTYELVRFILERNGFETFLAMNGRDGVNAAAKQQPDLIIMDLSMPEMDGWTATRLIKGNLLTSSIPLIALTAHVLPSDRKRAYDAGCDEYITKPMDLLDLLETVNEWMQKGKKITG; from the coding sequence ATGTCCGCAGGTCGTATCTTGATTGTCGAAGACAACATGGATACTTATGAATTGGTGCGTTTCATCCTGGAGAGAAACGGGTTCGAAACGTTTCTTGCCATGAACGGGCGGGACGGGGTGAATGCGGCCGCCAAACAACAGCCGGACCTGATCATCATGGATCTCTCGATGCCCGAGATGGATGGCTGGACTGCAACCCGCCTGATCAAAGGCAATTTGCTGACCTCATCCATTCCGTTGATCGCGCTTACCGCGCATGTCTTGCCCAGCGACCGCAAACGCGCCTACGATGCGGGCTGTGATGAATACATCACCAAACCCATGGACCTGCTCGACCTGCTCGAAACCGTGAACGAATGGATGCAAAAGGGGAAGAAAATTACCGGGTGA
- a CDS encoding glycosyltransferase family 4 protein yields the protein MRLLFVTDARSPISRNWMRYFSRRGDEIFIASTFESDELDFPIERMEFVPVAFSAVKKRTSAPSSASSRTLGLRTRIRQWLGPLTVPASARKLRALIKEVEPEIVHAMRIPYEGMLAAVAISGGRVAEGVSRPPAFLVSIWGNDFTLHAPSTPLMRYYTRKVMKYADGLHADSERDVRLAHQWGLSVDKPTLVAPGNGGVRGDVFYPPKELTKSPVVINPRGVRPYVRNDSFFKAIPLVLAKRPDAKILCTGMQAEPQAMDWVRELKIENAVELLPAFAHEKMGEVFRGAQIVVSPSVHDGTPNTLLEAMACGCFPAAGDLESIREWITHGQNGLLFDSNDPQSIADAILLGLEREDLRAEAAGLNAKIVSARAEYGACMKRVEGFYSVIRNS from the coding sequence ATGCGCCTGCTATTTGTCACAGACGCCCGCTCGCCCATTTCCCGCAATTGGATGCGTTACTTTTCCCGGCGCGGGGACGAAATTTTCATCGCCTCCACTTTCGAATCGGATGAGTTGGATTTCCCCATCGAGCGGATGGAATTCGTCCCTGTGGCTTTTAGCGCCGTCAAAAAACGGACCTCCGCCCCCTCCAGCGCCTCTTCGCGAACCCTGGGCTTGCGCACCAGGATCAGGCAGTGGCTTGGTCCCCTGACCGTTCCCGCGTCCGCGCGCAAGTTGCGGGCATTGATAAAAGAAGTCGAACCTGAGATCGTTCATGCGATGCGAATCCCATACGAAGGGATGTTGGCGGCGGTTGCAATATCTGGTGGTCGAGTAGCCGAAGGCGTATCAAGACCACCGGCGTTCCTTGTTTCCATCTGGGGCAACGATTTTACCCTGCACGCCCCTTCCACGCCGTTGATGAGATATTACACCCGGAAAGTGATGAAATATGCGGACGGTTTGCATGCCGATTCCGAACGAGATGTGCGGCTGGCGCATCAGTGGGGCTTGAGCGTGGACAAGCCCACTCTGGTCGCGCCCGGCAACGGCGGAGTGAGAGGCGATGTTTTTTATCCGCCAAAAGAATTGACAAAGAGTCCGGTCGTCATCAATCCGCGCGGGGTGCGCCCCTACGTGCGGAACGATTCGTTCTTCAAGGCGATTCCGCTCGTGCTGGCGAAAAGACCGGATGCGAAAATTTTATGCACGGGGATGCAAGCCGAACCGCAGGCTATGGATTGGGTGAGAGAATTGAAGATCGAAAACGCCGTTGAGTTGTTGCCCGCGTTTGCTCATGAAAAGATGGGAGAGGTCTTTCGCGGGGCGCAGATCGTGGTCTCGCCCAGCGTTCACGACGGGACGCCGAATACGCTGCTCGAGGCGATGGCGTGCGGATGTTTCCCCGCGGCGGGCGATCTGGAGTCCATCCGCGAGTGGATCACGCACGGGCAGAACGGTTTGCTGTTCGACTCAAATGACCCGCAATCGATTGCGGATGCGATTCTTCTGGGCTTGGAAAGAGAAGACCTGCGGGCAGAAGCCGCAGGTCTCAATGCGAAGATCGTCTCTGCTCGCGCAGAGTACGGGGCGTGCATGAAGAGGGTGGAAGGGTTCTATTCCGTAATTCGTAATTCGTAA
- a CDS encoding YtxH domain-containing protein produces MQRMFGFLIGIFTGALVGAVIALLLAPESGEALRGQIRERGQTFLNDVRHSADARRIELRGRLESLRAPRSEF; encoded by the coding sequence ATGCAAAGAATGTTCGGATTTTTGATCGGCATCTTTACCGGCGCGCTGGTCGGCGCTGTGATCGCTCTACTTCTCGCGCCTGAATCTGGCGAAGCCCTGCGCGGACAGATCCGCGAGCGCGGGCAGACCTTCCTCAACGATGTCCGGCACTCGGCAGACGCGCGCCGCATCGAACTGCGCGGTCGGTTGGAATCCCTGCGGGCGCCACGGAGCGAGTTCTAA
- a CDS encoding cysteine--tRNA ligase — protein MLKIYNTLTRKTEEFQTLEPGKVKMYVCGVTVYNDAHVGHAMSAIVFDIIRRYLEYRGYDVKHVMNYTDVDDKIINRANQLGEDPLKLSQRYIEDYSRDLANLNVIPATSNPQVSKTMPLIIKFIEGLIQKGHAYAAANGDVYFRVTSDDDYGRLSGRKLEDMQAGARIEVGEQKEHPMDFALWKAAKPGEIFWESPWGRGRPGWHIECSAMNLAELGEQIDIHGGGNDLIFPHHENEIAQTESYTGREFSRYWIHNGMLQLGGEKMSKSLGNIISIKEFLSQHSSDVMRMLVLNGTYRAPLMFNDETLAAAERNVERLKSALKPASPSASGLNTDSLSALSTAIESAGTNFTEAMDNDFNTAGAVAALFELSKFINTARDNGATADQLKSAQDTFKQLAGVLGLKLEEKKGSSEDEAQVEALIAERTEARKQKNWKRSDEIRDQLKAMGVSIEDSKDGTTWKWS, from the coding sequence ATGTTGAAAATATACAATACCCTCACACGCAAAACCGAGGAATTCCAGACCCTCGAACCCGGCAAGGTCAAAATGTACGTCTGCGGCGTGACGGTCTATAACGACGCGCATGTCGGGCATGCCATGTCCGCCATCGTGTTCGACATCATCCGCCGCTACCTCGAATATCGCGGATACGATGTCAAACACGTGATGAACTACACCGATGTGGATGACAAGATCATCAACCGTGCCAACCAATTGGGCGAAGACCCGCTTAAACTTTCGCAAAGATACATCGAAGATTATTCGCGCGACCTCGCAAACTTGAACGTCATTCCTGCCACGTCCAATCCGCAGGTCAGCAAAACCATGCCGCTCATCATCAAATTCATCGAAGGGCTGATTCAAAAAGGTCACGCCTACGCTGCTGCCAACGGCGATGTTTATTTTCGAGTGACCAGCGACGACGATTACGGCCGTCTTTCCGGGAGGAAGCTCGAAGACATGCAGGCGGGCGCTCGCATCGAAGTCGGTGAGCAGAAAGAACACCCGATGGATTTTGCGTTATGGAAAGCCGCCAAACCCGGCGAGATTTTCTGGGAAAGCCCCTGGGGCAGGGGCCGTCCCGGCTGGCACATCGAATGCTCTGCCATGAACCTCGCCGAACTCGGCGAACAGATCGACATCCACGGCGGCGGCAACGACCTGATCTTCCCTCATCACGAAAACGAGATCGCGCAGACCGAAAGTTATACAGGCAGGGAATTCTCGCGTTATTGGATTCATAACGGCATGTTACAGCTCGGCGGCGAGAAGATGTCCAAGTCGCTGGGCAACATCATCAGCATCAAGGAGTTTCTCTCCCAGCACTCCTCCGATGTCATGCGTATGCTCGTCCTGAACGGGACCTATCGCGCGCCGCTGATGTTCAACGACGAAACGCTTGCCGCCGCGGAACGGAACGTCGAGCGCCTCAAGTCCGCGCTCAAGCCTGCCTCCCCCTCCGCAAGCGGACTCAACACCGATAGTCTCTCCGCGCTTTCCACCGCCATCGAATCCGCGGGCACCAACTTCACCGAAGCCATGGACAATGACTTCAACACGGCGGGAGCCGTCGCCGCGCTGTTCGAACTCTCCAAGTTCATCAATACCGCGCGCGATAACGGCGCAACTGCTGACCAACTCAAATCTGCGCAGGACACTTTCAAACAACTCGCCGGCGTGCTCGGGCTGAAACTCGAAGAGAAAAAAGGCTCAAGTGAAGATGAAGCCCAGGTGGAAGCTTTGATCGCCGAGCGCACCGAAGCCCGCAAGCAAAAGAACTGGAAGCGTTCCGATGAGATCCGCGACCAATTGAAAGCGATGGGTGTCTCCATCGAAGACAGCAAAGACGGCACCACCTGGAAATGGAGTTAA
- a CDS encoding TRAM domain-containing protein, with product MSFEFILRIIGMIMLGIAGGAWGFQLSQFTPEDAFRTTLVFALSGALAGLILTPYFTTRPARAIRSLLARMTAESLFAGLTGLVVGLLIAALLAFPLSMLPAPFSQILPFIGVLIFSYFGVSLFVMRQGDIMGLLSALSGRSEGGSSSSWTNLNRNILLDTSVIIDGRVSDIAKTGFLPGTLLIPRFVLNELQYIADSPDGVRRQRGRRGMEVLAELQKLPNVLVRISDINVDGVREVDDKLVVLGKQLKSPILTNDYNLNRVAELQGVTVLNINELANAVKSVVLPGEILRINIMQEGKEHGQGVGYMDDGTMVVVENGRDYIGEYMDVNITKVLQTAAGRMIFGRVEEENGKRGKSK from the coding sequence ATGAGTTTCGAATTTATTCTTCGCATCATTGGCATGATCATGTTGGGGATCGCCGGAGGGGCCTGGGGATTTCAACTTTCGCAGTTCACGCCCGAAGACGCGTTCCGCACCACGCTTGTGTTCGCCTTGTCCGGCGCGCTGGCGGGGTTGATCCTCACGCCATACTTTACCACCCGCCCGGCGCGCGCCATCCGCTCCCTGTTGGCACGAATGACCGCTGAATCCCTGTTCGCCGGGTTGACCGGGCTTGTTGTCGGTCTGTTGATCGCCGCGCTGCTGGCATTTCCGCTTTCGATGCTTCCGGCCCCTTTTAGCCAGATCCTGCCTTTCATCGGCGTGTTGATCTTCTCCTATTTCGGGGTTTCTCTCTTCGTTATGCGTCAGGGCGACATCATGGGTTTGCTCAGCGCGCTCAGCGGACGAAGCGAGGGCGGCTCCTCCTCTTCGTGGACCAATCTCAACCGCAACATCCTGCTCGATACCAGTGTGATCATCGACGGGCGCGTGTCGGATATCGCCAAGACCGGCTTTCTGCCCGGCACTCTTCTCATCCCGCGCTTCGTTCTGAACGAATTGCAGTACATTGCCGATTCTCCCGACGGAGTCCGCCGTCAGCGCGGGCGGCGCGGCATGGAGGTGCTCGCCGAATTGCAGAAACTTCCCAATGTCCTCGTCCGCATCTCGGACATCAACGTGGACGGCGTGCGCGAAGTGGACGATAAACTCGTCGTACTCGGCAAACAGCTCAAGAGTCCCATCCTCACCAACGATTACAACCTCAACCGCGTTGCCGAATTGCAGGGCGTGACCGTGCTCAACATCAATGAACTGGCGAACGCGGTCAAGTCGGTTGTGCTGCCCGGTGAAATCCTGCGCATCAACATCATGCAGGAAGGCAAGGAACACGGACAGGGCGTGGGCTACATGGACGACGGCACGATGGTCGTGGTCGAGAACGGACGCGACTACATCGGCGAATACATGGACGTCAACATCACCAAGGTCCTCCAAACCGCAGCCGGGCGCATGATCTTCGGGCGGGTGGAGGAGGAGAACGGGAAGAGGGGGAAGAGCAAGTAA
- the moaA gene encoding GTP 3',8-cyclase MoaA encodes MNLLDTLNRPLRDLRISVTDRCNFRCVYCMPKEVFGPGYQFLHRDMVLTFEEITRLARIFAGFGVRKIRLTGGEPLVRKDFPKLVEMLAQIPDLDLTMTTNGALLPRFADELKKAGLKRVTVSLDSLDNEIFKAMNDVDFPVEKVLEGMDAAKAAGLEPIKVNMVVKRGVNESSILPMARFFREKGYILRFIEYMDVGHTNGWRMDDVVPAKEIVNIIGREFPLEPADPNYRGEVAERWSYKDGGGEIGVIASVTQAFCRDCHRARLSAEGKLYTCLFAVKGHDFRELLRNGASDEEISHKIESVWGKRADRYSEIRSENTVPLPKVEMSHIGG; translated from the coding sequence ATGAATCTGCTAGACACGTTAAATCGACCCCTGCGCGACCTGCGCATTTCCGTCACCGACCGGTGCAACTTCCGCTGTGTGTACTGCATGCCGAAGGAAGTCTTCGGACCGGGTTATCAATTCCTGCACCGCGACATGGTGCTGACCTTCGAAGAGATCACGCGCCTCGCCCGTATTTTTGCCGGGTTCGGCGTCCGGAAGATTCGTCTCACCGGGGGCGAGCCGCTTGTCCGCAAGGACTTTCCGAAACTCGTCGAAATGCTGGCGCAGATTCCCGATCTCGACCTGACGATGACCACCAATGGGGCGCTGCTTCCGCGTTTTGCAGATGAACTCAAAAAGGCAGGGCTGAAGCGGGTCACCGTCAGCCTCGATTCATTGGATAACGAGATCTTCAAAGCCATGAACGATGTGGATTTTCCGGTCGAGAAAGTGCTCGAAGGCATGGACGCCGCCAAAGCCGCCGGGCTGGAGCCGATCAAGGTCAACATGGTGGTGAAGCGCGGAGTCAATGAAAGCAGCATTCTGCCGATGGCGCGTTTCTTCCGCGAAAAGGGATACATCCTGCGCTTCATCGAGTACATGGACGTCGGCCACACCAACGGCTGGCGCATGGACGATGTTGTCCCGGCAAAAGAGATCGTCAACATCATCGGCAGGGAATTCCCGCTCGAACCCGCCGACCCGAACTACCGCGGCGAGGTGGCGGAACGCTGGAGCTACAAAGACGGCGGCGGCGAGATCGGCGTGATCGCCTCGGTCACGCAGGCGTTCTGCCGCGACTGCCACCGCGCGCGCCTCTCTGCGGAGGGAAAACTTTACACCTGCCTTTTCGCAGTCAAGGGACATGACTTCCGTGAATTGCTCCGTAATGGCGCAAGCGACGAAGAGATCTCGCACAAGATCGAAAGCGTATGGGGCAAACGCGCCGACCGTTATTCCGAGATCCGTTCTGAAAATACCGTCCCGCTCCCCAAAGTTGAAATGTCTCACATCGGCGGGTAA
- a CDS encoding HAD family hydrolase — MSKNIKAVLFDLDGTLRLNVPNSVDVFADCLKGMGVEASGEDHTRAERWEHFYFANSFEIQADSKTYKDDEKGFWVNFTKRRLIALGLHNGKADEIAPHISNCMEANYKPQSQLPNGIQTVLQKLQETGYVLGVVSNREDPFHEELDSLGLKSYFKFSLAGGEVRSFKPDPLIFAHALKLAGTSADETIYVGDNYFADVVGALRAGLTPVLYDPGQLFPEAECDVIRSFDELHGLLIA; from the coding sequence TTGTCAAAAAATATCAAGGCAGTCTTGTTCGACCTCGATGGGACCCTGCGTCTCAACGTTCCCAATTCCGTCGATGTCTTTGCCGATTGTCTCAAAGGCATGGGCGTGGAGGCTTCGGGAGAGGACCACACCCGCGCCGAACGCTGGGAACATTTTTATTTCGCGAACTCGTTCGAGATCCAGGCAGACAGCAAGACCTACAAGGATGACGAGAAGGGTTTTTGGGTCAACTTCACCAAACGGCGCTTGATCGCGCTGGGGCTTCATAACGGGAAGGCGGATGAAATTGCCCCGCACATTTCCAACTGCATGGAGGCGAATTATAAACCCCAGTCCCAACTTCCCAATGGGATTCAAACCGTCCTGCAGAAACTGCAGGAAACGGGTTATGTGCTCGGAGTTGTTTCGAACCGCGAGGACCCTTTCCATGAAGAACTCGATTCGCTCGGCTTGAAGTCTTATTTCAAGTTTTCGCTTGCAGGCGGCGAGGTGCGGTCTTTCAAACCCGACCCGCTCATCTTCGCGCATGCCCTGAAACTTGCAGGGACCTCCGCCGATGAAACCATTTATGTGGGCGACAATTACTTCGCGGATGTGGTCGGAGCGCTTCGCGCCGGGCTGACGCCTGTTCTCTACGACCCGGGGCAACTCTTCCCCGAAGCCGAATGTGACGTCATCCGCTCGTTCGACGAACTGCACGGGTTGCTGATCGCGTAA
- a CDS encoding NAD-dependent malic enzyme: MAWDQKILRIVRVRNSQKKGVLAKLLTAIADTGGSIGSMVLLTETSRHVVRDITVTADDEKTLAAVLAAMEANEGTRIIEVRDEVLELHQKGKIAIRSRYPIDSLTTLRRVYTPGVAEVCMRIAKEPSQARLYTSISHMVAIITDGTAVLGLGDIGAVAGMPVMEGKAMLMETLVGLSGIPILLNTKDTDEIINTVAAIAPTFAAIQLEDISAPRCFEIEERLQSMLDKPVMHDDQHGTAVVSTAALMVATREAGMDMKKAVIGQVGLGAAGQAIGQMLMRLTGNPVHGADLSQEALSRFEKAGGVKSNLKDIMANCDIVVATTGAPNLIKPEMVRKGQIILALSNPNSEIDPDVAMEHGAVFAADGKSVNNVLGFPGIFRGAVDANAPRITQEMLVAAAETIASMTPPGELVPSPLDKKVHRAVARAVAETAIRQGIARADYVPYVEE, encoded by the coding sequence ATGGCTTGGGACCAAAAGATCCTGCGCATCGTGCGCGTGAGAAATTCACAGAAGAAGGGCGTGCTGGCAAAACTATTGACCGCCATCGCAGACACGGGCGGGAGCATCGGCAGTATGGTGCTGTTGACCGAAACCTCGCGGCATGTGGTGCGCGATATTACCGTCACCGCAGATGACGAAAAGACCCTCGCCGCCGTTCTTGCTGCAATGGAAGCGAACGAAGGCACGAGAATCATCGAAGTGCGCGATGAAGTGCTGGAACTGCATCAAAAAGGGAAGATCGCCATCCGCTCGCGCTACCCGATCGATTCGTTGACAACCCTGCGCCGCGTCTACACGCCCGGCGTGGCGGAAGTCTGCATGCGGATCGCCAAGGAGCCTTCTCAAGCGCGTTTGTACACGAGCATCAGCCACATGGTTGCAATCATCACTGACGGAACCGCTGTATTGGGATTGGGCGATATAGGCGCGGTGGCTGGGATGCCCGTCATGGAAGGCAAAGCCATGTTGATGGAAACATTGGTGGGGCTTTCGGGGATTCCGATTCTATTGAACACCAAAGATACCGATGAAATTATCAATACCGTTGCGGCGATCGCCCCGACCTTCGCGGCGATACAACTTGAAGACATTTCCGCGCCGCGCTGCTTCGAGATCGAAGAACGTTTGCAATCCATGCTGGATAAGCCCGTCATGCACGACGACCAGCATGGGACGGCGGTCGTGTCCACTGCGGCATTGATGGTCGCCACGCGCGAAGCGGGCATGGACATGAAGAAAGCCGTCATCGGGCAGGTCGGGCTTGGGGCGGCGGGACAGGCCATCGGTCAGATGTTGATGCGTCTGACGGGGAATCCGGTCCACGGCGCGGACTTGAGTCAAGAGGCGTTGAGTCGCTTCGAAAAAGCGGGCGGGGTCAAATCCAACTTGAAAGACATCATGGCGAACTGTGATATTGTTGTTGCAACGACCGGCGCGCCAAATTTGATCAAACCGGAGATGGTGCGCAAGGGACAGATCATCCTCGCGCTCTCGAACCCTAACTCGGAGATCGACCCGGATGTGGCGATGGAACACGGCGCGGTCTTTGCAGCAGACGGGAAATCGGTGAATAATGTGCTGGGCTTTCCGGGCATCTTCCGCGGCGCGGTGGATGCGAACGCGCCTCGAATCACGCAGGAGATGCTGGTTGCCGCGGCGGAGACCATCGCTTCGATGACCCCGCCCGGCGAGTTGGTGCCCAGCCCGCTCGACAAGAAAGTCCATCGCGCGGTTGCAAGAGCAGTGGCGGAGACTGCGATCAGGCAGGGCATCGCCCGCGCCGATTACGTGCCGTATGTGGAAGAATAA